In Pseudomonas rhizosphaerae, one DNA window encodes the following:
- a CDS encoding protein-L-isoaspartate(D-aspartate) O-methyltransferase — MTSQRTRERLIQRLCDEGLANAQVLEVLRRTPRHLFVDEALAHRAYEDTALPIGHNQTISQPYMVARMSELLLAAGPLDKVMEIGTGSGYQTAVLAQLVERVFSVERIKVLQDRAKERLQALDQRNVVFRWGDGWEGWPALAPYNGIIVTAVATDVPQALLDQLAPGGRLVIPVGSGDVQQLMLIVREEQGFSRHILESVRFVPLLNGPLA, encoded by the coding sequence ATGACCTCGCAACGCACCCGCGAGCGCCTGATCCAGCGGTTGTGCGACGAAGGCCTGGCCAATGCCCAGGTGCTCGAGGTGTTGCGTCGCACACCACGCCACCTGTTCGTGGACGAAGCACTCGCCCATCGCGCCTATGAAGACACGGCGCTGCCCATCGGCCACAACCAGACCATCTCCCAGCCCTACATGGTCGCGCGCATGAGCGAGCTGTTGCTCGCGGCAGGGCCTTTGGACAAGGTCATGGAGATCGGCACCGGTTCGGGCTACCAAACCGCCGTGCTCGCGCAGCTGGTAGAGCGGGTGTTTTCGGTTGAGCGGATCAAGGTGCTGCAGGATCGCGCCAAGGAGCGCCTGCAGGCGCTCGATCAACGCAATGTGGTCTTTCGCTGGGGCGATGGCTGGGAAGGCTGGCCAGCGCTGGCGCCGTACAACGGCATCATCGTGACCGCCGTGGCTACCGATGTTCCGCAAGCTTTGCTCGATCAGCTCGCGCCCGGTGGCCGGCTGGTGATTCCGGTAGGCTCCGGCGATGTCCAGCAGCTGATGCTGATCGTGCGCGAAGAACAGGGTTTCTCCCGGCATATTCTGGAGTCCGTACGTTTCGTGCCGTTGCTCAATGGTCCACTGGCTTGA
- a CDS encoding peptidoglycan DD-metalloendopeptidase family protein, with the protein MSLTIIGQRAGSSSFKLLMLGAAVAAFLSGCSSTSSQVSVVDRNNAAKAAQRQPVTTGQYAVKRGDTLFSIAFRYGWDYKALAARNNIPMPYTIRPGQVIRFDGSSGTPATTVVTTQSGTSASSSSRTTVTRRPLTTAPVATSSVAIPVPSPTPVPAGERTQGGWAWPANGVLIGKFASNGSLNKGIDIAGDLGQPVFAASDGAVVYAGSGLRGYGELVIIKHSDTYVSAYGHNRRLLVREGQQVKVGQTIAEMGSTGTDRVKLHFEIRRQGKPVDPLQFLPRR; encoded by the coding sequence GTGAGCCTCACAATCATTGGGCAGCGTGCAGGTAGTTCGAGCTTCAAGCTCCTGATGCTCGGGGCTGCGGTCGCAGCCTTCCTGTCCGGCTGCTCCAGTACCTCCAGCCAAGTCAGCGTGGTCGATCGCAACAATGCAGCCAAGGCTGCGCAGCGTCAGCCCGTGACCACCGGCCAATACGCAGTCAAGCGCGGCGACACACTGTTTTCCATCGCCTTCCGCTACGGCTGGGACTACAAGGCCCTGGCCGCGCGCAACAACATCCCCATGCCTTACACCATTCGCCCTGGTCAGGTGATCCGCTTCGACGGCAGTTCGGGCACGCCCGCAACTACCGTGGTAACCACCCAGAGCGGAACCTCGGCGTCCTCTTCGAGCCGTACCACCGTCACTCGCCGCCCCCTGACCACGGCACCGGTCGCCACCAGCAGCGTCGCAATCCCCGTGCCTTCGCCCACCCCGGTACCCGCCGGCGAGCGCACGCAAGGCGGTTGGGCGTGGCCGGCAAATGGCGTTTTGATCGGCAAATTCGCTTCAAACGGCAGTTTGAATAAAGGAATTGATATCGCCGGTGATTTGGGACAGCCTGTTTTTGCTGCGTCTGATGGTGCGGTGGTCTACGCCGGCAGTGGATTGAGGGGCTACGGCGAATTGGTCATCATCAAACACAGCGATACCTACGTCAGTGCCTACGGTCATAACCGCAGGTTGTTGGTTCGGGAGGGTCAGCAGGTCAAGGTCGGTCAGACAATTGCCGAAATGGGTTCAACGGGGACGGACCGGGTGAAGCTGCATTTTGAGATTCGCCGCCAGGGCAAGCCCGT